A DNA window from Synergistaceae bacterium contains the following coding sequences:
- a CDS encoding AIR synthase family protein has product MTDRDEPASERKSTPGPGKLPPEVLKNHVLRYFGARREEVLVGPGLGEDAAVIRWNDASYLVASSDPVVGATDGAGRLLVHINANDIACKGGDPAWFIVTLIVPTENGLAYIHSTMEEIHGVCEELGIAVVGGHTELTDRYERPVMTGTMMGPSRYDLRASRIQNGDVVLVTKHVGLEGMSILAHDRPDLLSFLNEKELEEVRSWQKDLSILKEARLLRDLVRYMHDPTEGGLAGGLLEVQGACGLALDLNVEDIPVSPLTLCAAEKIGFDPLHLISSGVLLAVLPPDNAREALSRLSGEGIEASLIGRFEAAGRRRELKRLSDAHEELWSILAKPLL; this is encoded by the coding sequence ATGACAGACCGTGACGAACCCGCTTCGGAGCGGAAATCGACGCCGGGGCCGGGGAAGTTGCCGCCGGAAGTTCTGAAAAATCACGTTCTGCGTTATTTTGGGGCGCGGCGGGAGGAAGTTCTGGTGGGCCCGGGTCTTGGAGAAGACGCAGCCGTGATTCGCTGGAATGACGCTTCATACCTGGTCGCTTCCTCCGATCCCGTCGTGGGGGCCACGGATGGGGCGGGACGCCTTCTGGTTCACATCAACGCCAACGACATCGCCTGCAAGGGCGGAGATCCCGCCTGGTTCATCGTCACTTTGATCGTTCCGACCGAAAATGGTCTGGCGTACATTCACAGCACCATGGAGGAAATTCATGGAGTCTGCGAAGAGCTGGGCATCGCTGTGGTGGGCGGACACACGGAGCTGACGGACCGCTATGAACGACCGGTGATGACAGGGACCATGATGGGCCCTTCCCGGTACGATCTGCGGGCCAGCCGGATACAGAATGGCGACGTCGTTCTCGTCACGAAACACGTGGGTCTGGAGGGAATGTCGATTCTGGCCCATGACCGGCCGGATCTGCTCTCTTTTTTGAATGAAAAGGAGCTGGAGGAGGTTCGTTCCTGGCAGAAGGATCTCTCGATTTTGAAAGAAGCGCGTCTTCTTCGGGACCTGGTCCGTTACATGCACGACCCCACGGAGGGCGGCCTGGCGGGAGGGCTTCTGGAGGTTCAGGGCGCCTGCGGCCTGGCGCTGGATTTAAATGTGGAGGATATTCCCGTTTCCCCTTTGACGCTTTGCGCGGCCGAAAAAATCGGTTTCGACCCGCTGCACCTGATTTCTTCGGGCGTTTTACTGGCCGTGCTGCCGCCGGACAACGCAAGGGAAGCTCTGTCGAGGCTGTCCGGAGAGGGAATCGAGGCGAGCCTCATTGGTCGCTTCGAGGCGGCGGGCCGGAGGCGGGAGTTGAAGAGGCTGTCTGACGCTCATGAGGAACTGTGGAGTATTCTGGCAAAACCTTTGTTATAA